In Myxococcales bacterium, the DNA window CAGGTCGTTCGGCGCGCCGGGGGCGACGTGTGGGTCCACAAGTCGGGCACACGTTCGTTCGACGACGCGCAGCCCATCCTCGTGCCTCCGACGCTCGATCCGGCGTGCGCGACGCGTGTACGGCGTGTGGTGCTCGACTTCGCCCAGGTGAAGCGCAAAGACGACGTGCCGGTCGGCGTTCAGGTCGTCGGCGTCGACCCCGTCGTGGGGCGCGAGCTCCCGTGGAACCTCGAGGTCGGTCATGCCGCCGACCTCACCGACGAGGTGGTCGCCGTCGACAGGCTCGACGCGGAGGAGCTCGGCGTCGCAGCTTCGGGCGACGTGCTCGAGGTGAACGGCGAGAAGGTCCGCGTCGGCGCGTTCTCGCGGGGCGTGAGGCCCTTCACGCTCACCCCCTACGTCTTCCTAAGGCCCGAGGGCGCGAACACGCTCCTCCACCTCCCGAAGGGCGCGACGACCTATTTCGTCGTCGATACGGCGAGCGCCGCGTGCCGCGAGAAGCTCGTCTCGGGGCTCCCGAAAGGGCTCCGCGCGACCCTGTCGGAGGACTTCGCCCGCGCCACCGAGAAGCGCTGGGTCGAAGACTCGGGCATCGGCGTCATGCTCCGCGTGGGCGCGCTGCTCTCTCTCTTCGTCGGCGCCATCGTGCTCGCGCAGACGCTCCACGCGCTCGTCGCGAGCCACAGGAAAGAGCTCGCGACGCTCAAGGCGCTCGGCGCGACCACGGGCGAGCTCTTGGGGTTCGTCGCATGGCAAGGCGCGGTGCTCGCCGGGGCGGGGCTCGCTGTCGGCCTGGTCGCGTCGTTCGCGACGGCCGCGGCGCTCGGACAGCTGGGCATCGCCGTGGTGCTCGACGCGGGCACCCTCGCGACCGGCGTCGTCGGGGCCCTGGTCGTGACGCTGCTCGCCGGCCTCTTCGCCGCGCGTCCGGTGCTCTCGCTCGATCCGACCGAGGTGCTCGCGTGATCCTCGAGGCGAAGGGTGTATCGTTCACGTACCCGCGGGGCGGGGCCGTCTTCTCCGAGCTCGACGTGTCGCTCGCGAAGGGCGAAATGGTGTCGCTCGAGGGGCCGTCGGGCTCCGGGAAGACGACGCTGCTCACCGTGCTCGCGGGGCTCGTGCGCCCAACGGCCGGCACCGTGACCCTCGCGGGCAGCCGCCTCGACACGCTCGACGACCGCGGGCGTGCGCGTGCGCGGAGGGACCACGTGGGCTTCGTGTTCCAGGGCTATCACCTGCTCACCGCGCTCACCGCGCGCCAGAACGTGGTCGAGCCCATGGTGCTCGCCGGGCGCCCCCGAAAGGACGCCGAGGCGCGCGCCGACGCCACCTTGGAGCGCCTCGGTCTCCGCGCGCTCGCGTCGCAGAGGCCCGCGGAGCTCTCGGGAGGTGAGAAACAACGTGTGGCGGTCGCGCGGGCGATCGCGCCCTCGCCCGACGTGGTGTTCGCCGACGAGCCCACGGCCGCGCTGGATTTCCGCACGGGGCAGGTGGTCGTCGGGCTCTTGCGCGACTTCGCGACCGCGGGCGGTACGGTGCTGCTCGTCACGCACGACACGCGCCTCCGACCGTTCGTCGACCGCCTGCTCACGATGGAGGATGGTCGGCTCTCCGCGCCGGAGCTCTCCCACGAAGGGCGAACATGACGGGAGGCGCCGCGCTTCCGAGCCCCCGCGGAGTCAGATCCATCCCACCTCTCCCACCACGCACCTACCCACAAGAAGGCCGAACCAGGACATCCCCCATGGGAACCAGGACATCC includes these proteins:
- a CDS encoding ABC transporter ATP-binding protein encodes the protein MARRGARRGGARCRPGRVVRDGRGARTAGHRRGARRGHPRDRRRRGPGRDAARRPLRRASGALARSDRGARVILEAKGVSFTYPRGGAVFSELDVSLAKGEMVSLEGPSGSGKTTLLTVLAGLVRPTAGTVTLAGSRLDTLDDRGRARARRDHVGFVFQGYHLLTALTARQNVVEPMVLAGRPRKDAEARADATLERLGLRALASQRPAELSGGEKQRVAVARAIAPSPDVVFADEPTAALDFRTGQVVVGLLRDFATAGGTVLLVTHDTRLRPFVDRLLTMEDGRLSAPELSHEGRT